In a single window of the Mus musculus strain C57BL/6J chromosome 6, GRCm38.p6 C57BL/6J genome:
- the Try4 gene encoding trypsin 4 precursor, producing MRALLFLALVGAAVAFPVDDDDKIVGGYTCRENSVPYQVSLNSGYHFCGGSLINDQWVVSAAHCYKSRIQVRLGEHNINVLEGNEQFVNSAKIIKHPNFNSRTLNNDIMLIKLASPVTLNARVATVALPSSCAPAGTQCLISGWGNTLSFGVNNPDLLQCLDAPLLPQADCEASYPGKITNNMICVGFLEGGKDSCQGDSGGPVVCNGQLQGIVSWGYGCALKDNPGVYTKVCNYVDWIQNTIAAN from the exons ATGAGAGCACTCCTGTTCCTGGCCCTTGTGGGAGCTGCTG TTGCTTTCCCTGTGGATGATGATGACAAGATCGTTGGAGGATACACCTGCCGAGAGAATTCTGTCCCCTACCAGGTGTCCCTGAACTCTGGCTACCACTTCTGTGGAGGTTCCCTCATCAATGACCAGTGGGTGGTGTCTGCAGCTCACTGCTACAAGTC CCGCATCCAAGTGAGACTGGGAGAGCACAACATCAATGTCCTCGAGGGCAATGAGCAGTTTGTCAATTCTGCCAAGATCATCAAGCATCCCAACTTCAATAGCAGGACCCTGAACAACGACATCATGCTGATCAAACTGGCTTCCCCTGTGACCCTCAATGCCAGAGTGGCCACTGTGGCTCTGCCCAGCTCCTGTGCACCTGCAGGCACTCAGTGTCTCATCTCTGGCTGGGGCAACACCTTGAGCTTTGGTG TGAACAACCCAGACCTGCTCCAGTGCCTGGATGCCCCACTGCTGCCTCAGGCTGACTGTGAGGCCTCCTATCCTGGAAAGATCACCAATAACATGATCTGTGTTGGCTTCCTAGAGGGAGGCAAAGATTCCTGCCAG GGTGACTCTGGTGGCCCTGTGGTCTGCAATGGACAGCTCCAGGGCATTGTCTCCTGGGGCTATGGCTGTGCCCTGAAGGACAACCCTGGTGTGTACACCAAGGTCTGCAACTATGTGGACTGGATTCAAAACACCATTGCTGCAAACTAA
- the Try5 gene encoding trypsin 5 precursor: MNSLLFLALVGAAVAFPVDDDDKIVGGYTCRENSIPYQVSLNSGYHFCGGSLINDQWVVSAAHCYKTRIQVRLGEHNINVLEGNEQFVNSAKIIKHPNFNSRTLNNDIMLIKLASPVTLNARVATVALPSSCAPAGTQCLISGWGNTLSFGVNNPDLLQCLDAPLLPQADCEASYPGKITNNMICVGFLEGGKDSCQGDSGGPVVCNGQLQGIVSWGYGCALKDNPGVYTKVCNYVDWIQDTIAAN, translated from the exons ATGAATTCACTCCTGTTCCTGGCCCTTGTGGGAGCTGCTG TTGCTTTCCCTGTGGATGATGATGACAAGATCGTTGGAGGATACACCTGCCGAGAGAATTCTATCCCCTACCAGGTGTCTCTGAACTCTGGCTACCACTTCTGTGGAGGTTCCCTCATCAATGACCAGTGGGTGGTGTCTGCAGCTCATTGCTACAAAAC CCGCATCCAAGTGAGACTGGGAGAGCACAACATCAATGTCCTCGAGGGCAATGAGCAGTTTGTCAATTCTGCCAAGATCATCAAGCATCCCAACTTCAATAGCAGGACCCTGAACAACGACATCATGCTGATCAAACTGGCTTCCCCTGTGACCCTCAATGCCAGAGTGGCCACTGTGGCTCTGCCCAGCTCCTGTGCACCTGCAGGCACTCAGTGTCTCATCTCTGGCTGGGGCAACACCTTGAGCTTTGGTG TGAACAACCCAGACCTGCTTCAATGCCTGGATGCCCCATTGCTACCTCAGGCTGACTGTGAGGCCTCTTATCCTGGAAAGATCACCAATAACATGATCTGTGTTGGCTTCCTGGAGGGAGGCAAAGATTCCTGCCAG GGTGACTCTGGTGGTCCTGTGGTTTGCAATGGACAGCTCCAGGGCATTGTCTCCTGGGGCTATGGCTGTGCCCTGAAGGACAACCCTGGTGTGTACACCAAGGTCTGCAACTATGTGGACTGGATTCAGGACACCATTGCCGCAAACTAA